One part of the Phragmites australis chromosome 3, lpPhrAust1.1, whole genome shotgun sequence genome encodes these proteins:
- the LOC133911578 gene encoding GATA transcription factor 1-like, with amino-acid sequence MAGGGAAAADEIAGGADASLNAFFDHAGLELTAGGGEQGAEEEEELEWLSNMDAFPSVETMAAEAAPSRPLMGLGRLEALPHVVGPRTKGLRRRRRVMAPWSVPPVLPPLVAGDAPRRRCTHCASEETPQWRQGPDGPSTLCNACGVRFKSGRLFPEYRPINSPTFSLLLHSNSHRRVLEMRRHLEEETTPAGSAGARARRAER; translated from the exons atggcggggggcggggcggcggcggctgacgAGATCGCCGGCGGCGCGGATGCCAGCTTGAATGCCTTCTTTGACCACGCG GGGTTGGAGTTGACGGCGGGAGGAGGGGAACAGGGggcggaggaagaggaggagttGGAGTGGCTCTCGAATATGGACGCGTTCCCGTCGGTGGAGAccatggcggcggaggcggcgccgTCGCGTCCGTTGATGGGTCTGGGTCGCCTGGAGGCGCTGCCCCATGTGGTGGGGCCGAGGACCAAGGggttgcggcggcggcggcgggtgatGGCGCCGTGGAGCGTCCCGCCGGTGCTGCCGCCCCTCGTGGCGGGCGACGCGCCACGGCGCCGGTGCACGCACTGCGCGTCGGAGGAAACGCCGCAGTGGCGGCAGGGTCCGGACGGCCCCAGCACGCTGTGCAACGCGTGCGGCGTGCGTTTCAAGTCCGGGCGGCTCTTCCCGGAGTACCGGCCGATAAACAGCCCCACCTTCTCCCTGCTGCTGCACTCCAACTCCCACCGCCGCGTCCTGGAGATGCGCCGCCATCTGGAGGAGGAGACCACGCCCGCCGGCAGCGCCGGCGCCAGGGCCCGCCGCGCCGAGCGCTAA